The nucleotide sequence cttctccaagtcaatgaacaccatatgcaaatcattttgctcctttatctctccataagttgtcgtaccaagaaaatggcttccgtTGTCAACCTCCcaagcatgaaaccaaactgatttttggtcatgcttgtcattcttcttaaacgGTGCTCAATGaatctctcccatagcttcattgtacggctcatcagcttaattccacggtaattagtacaactatGAACATCcatccccttgttcttgaagattagtactaatatactccgtctccattcttctagCATCTTGTTTGCtagaaaaatgaggttgaaaagcttagttAGCCATACTATTGCTATGTCTCCAAGGCTTCTCCACACAATGGGGATACAATCACGGCCCATAGCtatgcctcctttcatcctttttaaagcctccttgacctcaagactactggattcgccgcacaaaacgcctACTAGTATCATCACAGGAgacgtccagttcaatggtagagctctcattctccccattcAACAACTTGTCAAAGTaccccgccatctatgcttaatctcctcatcCTTCTCCAAGAGCTGGTCtcctccgtccttgatgcatttgatgACTTGGTCGACATCCCTCGTCTTCCTCCCTCaaatcttagccatcttatagatgtccctttcgcctttcTTCGTGTCTAAGcgctggtagaggtcctcatacgcccaACCCCTTGCATCActcacagctcgctttgcggccttcctTGCCACCTTGCGCTTCTCTATATTGTCTACACActacactcctatccaggtaaggAGTCTGAAACAAACTTTCTTTTCCTTAATACCCTTCTAGACATCATCGTTTCACCACCAGGTATCTTTAGCTTCACTTCCACTTCCCCTGGACATTGCAAacttctctgaggccaccttacaaatgcaagtcgccatcttcatccacatatTGTCTGCATCACCTCCTttctcccaagggccctccttaaaggccctctccttgaacacctgagctacctcccccttgagcttccaccacttcgttctagcgactttggcacgcttatcccactGGAGACGAATCCGAAAGCGAAGTCAGCCACCATAAGCGTATGCTGAGGCAACACTCTCTTCAGGTATCACCTTACAAGCTAGGCAAGCAGACCCGTCTTCTCTtttcgagaggatgaaatcaatatGGCTAGAGTGCtaaccactactaaaagtcactagaTGTGATTCCCTTTttttaaagagggtgttagctacgatCATGTCATaagctagagcaaagcttaagacatcttctccttcttggtTCCTGACGCCATAGTCAAAGCCCCCATGCACCCCTTCAAAACTAAACCTGTTCATACCCCGACCGGGTTTCGGGCCAGGCTTGTTAAAGCCTCAAGCAAAAAACCCAAGCCAAGACCCGACCCGAAGCACATGAACAGTGTCATTTTCAATTAAAATAAATGTATTCAGGATACTAAAACATTTGTTGCCATTACGGGCTTTCGGGTGGGGAAAtggagcccgagcccggcccagaTGTCGGGTTGTCCCTGTCTATGCACATATCTATTCAAAacttgtgttagatgtacccacatgGCCATTGAGGGTTCCtctatgaagagcttctcgccaacgtgtacactcctaaccatgtcctctaggccttcccagaactccctcttggtgttctcattatgtcctacttgcggggcatacgtgctgataacattgagaactaagtccccAACTACCAGCTTCACCAAGATAATCCGGTTCCCATGCCTCTTGATGTCTACCATTCCATACttaggctcttgttgatcaagatgcctactccATTTCTGTTTGTTGCAACCGTCCCCTGTACTAAAACtggaagccggtatcctccacctccttcgtcttttgtcccctccatttggtttcttggacgcagaGGATATCAACACCTCTTCTCACCATTGTATCAACTAGCTACCGAAGGTTACCCTTACCTGTCAAGGACCCTACGTTCCAGTTGCCTAAGcggatcctcctaggctcggctagcttccttacccttcgcactcgtcgagtcaaatgcgaagacccttgctcatttttcaCTACACCCTGGCGTCGATGTAGCGCATCACTAAGGATGTGACGACCCGATCcttgctcacttgccaccgtatccagaTCAAGATATGGCACACCACCAGGGGGTGACGGCCTGACCGTTGCCCATTTGACACCACACCCGGTTCCGATATGGCGCGTCGCTAAGAGGGTTACACTTACGCCCCGacgattttattttggttttcatctccataagagtggttgAGTTttgacgttggctcgccaagcctatcacaaggCTATGTTGAAACAACATAGGCGGAAAATATTAGAAGGAAAAGGTTGACCTTTAGAATGATTCTAGTATTATATAAGCCCACTTAGCTGTCAATAACTCAGTATGAACAGATATTTTCAAGTTTTGCTTTAATTTTGAGGAATGTAAGGCATTATAATCACTACAGACAAATGATAATGATATGTAAAAGGAATTAGTCCCCAACTTTGGTGAAAGCAACTATCATTAAGTTTTATCTACACCTACAATCTAGCAAATATAAGACATGTAAGACTATGATATACTAGTATGATTCCAAAAAGGCATTTGACGAAGGAAAGATGTTAGAAAAATAATAGATGTGCTTTAACAGGCAAACCTATGTATGACAACTCCAGCGAGATGTTAATGAATTAAAGAAAAGAATCCACATTGTAGAGATTAACTCTAccataaatgcaaaaaaaaatcTCAAATAAATGCAAAAAATGAGGCTAACTGAGGCAGGTGGGCTTGATACATGTACCAAATTCTTCAATTCATATGATTCAAGTTAACTTCGATAGAAGCAGTCTTACCTTTTTCATGTTAGATTTCTGAAATCCAGATCTCCGAAATGACTCATACCGGTTCATCTGGTCTTCTGTAAATTGGGATAACAAAGCACTACAGATGGAAGCAGTCAGAACTTAATACATAATTTCCATCTAGATGCAATACATGTGCTTTCTATGCAATTTGGAACACAATCGTAGAAGCAAAGAAAGGCCAATTTCTTTAAAGTTGAAGGAGGGGAACAGGAGATCTTTAATAAAAAAGGTCAGGAGGTGGCAATCGAAGCATCGCACATCCCAGGAACTGCAAAAATGCCAATTTGCtatgtcattatgattatgctgcAAACAATTGAGAACATCTTCCTTTCCCAATTCATAGATCATCATCATTTGAACAGGTCCGGCCATCAGATTTACTAACTAGAAGGAGTTACAGGTGAATATTGCTAAAATACTAAAATGTTTGTTCAAACATCTGAATTCGATAGACAGCTACACGCTCCCTACTACAGTAGTAAATGATATTTATTCGGTCAACTCAGGCCAAATTAGGGTACGCAGACTAGCTGATTCACAAACGCATAAATATTTTATCAGAGAAATAAGCTAGGCAGGTGAAATTTTCAATGAATTTCTATAACCAAAGAAACTAAAGCTAGGTCAAGGATGGGATAGACAGGCACGGACTTCATCTTGGCGAGCTTGTCGGGATCGCTGGTGCCGGAGGGCAGCTTGTCGAGGTCGACCTCCATGGggtcttcctcgtcgtcgtcgtcgtcctgctCCTTATGGGCCCGAACCTTGGCCTTCGCCGCCGCCGGGGCGACGGAGGTCGAGGGCGCGGCTGGCGCCGAaggccgcggccgcggcggcggggcgcgcgaaCCACCGGCACCCGCGCTGCCGTCATAGTCCTCGGCGGTTGTGTGGGGGACCGCTGTGGCAGGGTCCTCCTCGGGCGGCGCCGGCGAATCCGGCGGGGACTCCTGCTCCTCAACGGCCGCCTCGAAGGGGTCCTTCATGGGTCGCCGACGAAACGGAAGACGATTCTGGAACTGCGAGTTGGGGGCAGCGTGGCACccggtccttcatgggcttgcccgGATTTCGTTTCTCGAAGTCATCCCATGGGTGGGCCTCCACCTATAACGAGAGGCGAGCAAATGCGAAGCGGGCATTTACATGGCAAATCGTATTTGACGCCCGCAGGCGTCAAAAGGAGGAGCCTTCGCTGAAGCAAGTCGCCACTTGGGCCGGCCCACGTACGGATTTCGTTCGCTGCTGTTTTCCTTGTTTCTTGCgggtttttttcgtttttcttctatggatttttcttccagttttTTCACTGTTTCGTAGGTTTTCAGTTGTTTTGTTaaggttttttatttttctgttttgattccttttttcttttcattttatttcttttatgtttcctttttattttctgtttctgttcTTCTTCTCATTTATTGTGTATTTGTATAAAAAGTTCACCGTGTGTTACAAAATCTTCAATGTATGAAGAAAATGCTCATCGTATAACATAGTTCACCTTGCACTGTAAAATTGTTCAttgtgtattacaaaaatgttcattgtatattattaaattgttcaacatatattaGAAATGTTCATTATGTATTACAAAAATGTCATTGTATATTATTaaattgttcaacgtatattagaaaatgttcattgtgtattacaGAAATGTTCATTGTATATGATGAAATTGTTCAATGtatatttagaaaatgttcattgtgtatttaagttttgttcatcatatattaaaaaactgTTTAACATATACCCATAAAATGTCCATTTTAGTATTTTAAATTTGTTCAGTATTTTTTACAAAAAAGTTAACTGTATTTTAAAATTTCTTCAACGTATATTATATAAATGCTGAACTTTTTCTTAAGGATTTGCCACTGTACGTTCTACTTTAAGACTGGCGCTGCATGTAAAACGTTCGAAGTAGCTAGCTCGGCTGGTTAGAGTCACTGGGATTCGAGCATGGCGTGCTAGAtgattgggccggcccatgtgcgcgTCGCTTCAACGAAGTCGCAAGGATTGGACGCACACGGGCAGCGTATAGGAGCTCCCCATTTACATGGGGTTGGGCGTTCTTTCGAAAAGGAAAACATGTGTGGGCCGTAGTGCCGGGGAATCCTATTCAGCACTTTAAGCGCCGTTACAGTTTGTCTAAAAAAAGCTTGCTACAGTATTTTCTCTGGTccttttactccgcatattagatttgtctgaagtcaaactctttaaaatttgaccaagtttatacaaaaataattaacattcacataacaccaccaatATTATTAGAAccatcttggaatatattttcatattatattcatTAGGTATTACTAgcaaaacatgcccgtgcgttgcaacgggaaaaaaataTCCATCCATCATGCTCACACTTTACAACATCGGCGAATCCTTTGAAATCTTTCACGATGCCACACAACAAACAACATGATAAGTGGTGTTTCGCAAAAAGCATAAGATTGGATGATTTTTGAATACTCAAGATGTTTCAAATTTATTTAACAACATAAATATCAATGGTAAACCGACATTTCCAAAATACCACATGtaaagaagatattaattaaggttGTATCGTAAACAAAATTTTAGAAATGATTAATATAATAGCATATTTAAAATCTGCATGATTTTTTGAGAGATTTCCATATATGACATGTTAGATTTTGGGTTTGAAAGTTATGAGTCAAAAAAAATTGAATGTGCccgaaaatagaaaaaataaaaataaagtggcTGGGCCAAAACTGAAACATCATGTGGCCCATCTGCTAAATAGGAGAGAATGGAGAAGGAGAAGATTTCTCGAAAAAAcaaaaaggagaaggagaaagaagtgAAAAGGAGAGAACCAGGAATCGAACCCGGGTCTCAGGTATGGAGACGTGAGGCTAATACCACCACGCCACTCTACCTCGCGTTATGAATGATATGGGCTTACCTTAAATAAACATAAGCCATCCGCGATTTAAGTGAACCGTTTTTTCCCACTTACcggtggcatggtgggtaattattTACAACTCCAAGGGTAATTTTagtgacgtacgaccagaagcactatttgctttattagtagggataAATGTaaatatttttaatataaatttggtcaaacttggtaaagtttgacttcagacaaatctaatatgcggagtaaaaagaaccGGAGAAAGTATTTTTTTTCAGTCTAAACACGTTCTATTTATTGATCATAGTCCAAATACATATAACAGTACAAACGGTATGTGGCGGCTGAAACGATCGCAATGGGCCGAGCCATCTAAGGCAGCGGTAGCGGAGAAGAGCGTTCCGATTTTGGGAAGCTTCTGAAAGCTTTCGGTCATCTTTTTTCATTTTGGGTCTAGTGGAGCAGTCATTGTTTTGGGAATTTGATTTATCTTGCCCTTCCGATGCTCCTCGATCAGTTTCTCTTGCTCTCACATGCCCCCGAGTCAAGGAGCAGCTCTCATTTTGTACATCTGCTTCGTTGTTTTGTCCTTAAATCTCCATACAAGACATCTCTACTTCCAAGGAAGAAAGGCCGCCGATGAAGAAAACTTTTGAGATGTGTGCGAGACAGGTGTCTTGTTCTCACACGGGTCTCAATTGATGAGAAGATAggcctggtctcatagaattttttTACCGGTCAACTAGGAACCGAGTGAACAGGGAACAAGTGAACCGAGCGAGTGCTTGCCCCGTTTATTGGGTCGGCCCGCAAGCGGGAGGCTTGTGAGCGCTTTCCACACTGATGCGTAAGTCACCAATTAGGAGCACTCAGAAAAGTCGTCTTTTTTAGGAAAAATGTGCTTTTTACTTTATTGATCAATCACAAGgtttgcaagaataataataatagCCATGCGGGTTTAACAGCAACTGATGATGGCGACTGCAAATCATGTTTGGCTAACTGGTGCGCCTCTATATGGAGAGGCAACCCTTATGAATGAAGGAACAAGATGGAAAGTCCTTGGATGTTTCATTAATCTCCTTGATCACCAAATCAATGATACCAGGAGTCCCACTATTAATATCCAAGACAACCGTTTTTGTAATCTAGTGCCACCTTCAGGCAACGAAGCATTAAATCTTTATCAAGGGAGGGAGCTCCGCGACAAGTAATAACTTTGAACATAGCGGGTTCCATCACACCATGGAATACAAGTGCCTAAGAGCCAAGATATAAACATGTATCATTATGACATACGACACCGATTACATCAATTTGATTGTTCCTGCTCACAACTCCATCAACGTTGGTCTTGGAAACACCACTCGGTGGTGGGATTCACGACCTAACTTGGGCAGGAATAGATCTTCCGCTGAAAGGACCAAGATGGACCTAGAGGGTGGAGTGAATAGATACAATCACaatttttaattattacttagcaaatTTTAGGCAGTATGCGATATATGAAAGCGAGGCTAACAATTGCAAAGGTGATTCTAGTGCTAGCAACATAATAAACAACAACAATATGATATATAACAAGTAACTAACGAAGAGACAGATGAACCACAAATAAGGAGGTAGGGTTAGATTAGAGATAACCAAACCTCCGGAGATGAGGATGTATTACTATTTTCGTATAATATGTTAACAGTTACTTAGTCCTAGACAATGATAATATTGTGTTCAACATACCAGATGGTTATTTTGGGGTTACCGAATGTCATTCCGTAACTAGATGTGAATAAAAGTGACTTACAGGTATATAGAAAATGTATGTCTTCAAAACTGGGATTTGCTCTTGTAATGATAGAGAGATATTATATGGTCTCACACTCAATACTAAGTTATCGTATAGTCTGTCCGAACACATGTGATTATGATCACGGGATACTGAAATACGGATACGAGTAAACAAAAAAACCCAATAACGAGGGTCACTGGTATGGTGATCAAACTATTGATCACATGAAGACCTATAATCCTACCATGAGTTTTGTAAACGTATCGCGAAGCAAAGAGAATAATATTCAGAAACAAAAGGTTCGCTCAAGAACTTCATGAATATGCGGGGTTTATCAAGGGTGTCCAGATCCCACTATTAACTATTGGCCAAAAATGATCCGGGGTGATATTCGCTTATTTTCTGAACCAGTAGGGTCACATGCTTAACGGGTAGTAGTTATGAGTTATGACAACTAGGGAAATGAGAGAATGAGCACCAAAAGAATTCCTGATGGATCCAGAAGTGTTCCGGTTGGTTCCAGA is from Triticum aestivum cultivar Chinese Spring chromosome 3A, IWGSC CS RefSeq v2.1, whole genome shotgun sequence and encodes:
- the LOC123061873 gene encoding transcription initiation factor TFIID subunit 11, coding for MKDPFEAAVEEQESPPDSPAPPEEDPATAVPHTTAEDYDGSAGAGGSRAPPPRPRPSAPAAPSTSVAPAAAKAKVRAHKEQDDDDDEEDPMEVDLDKLPSGTSDPDKLAKMNALLSQFTEDQMNRYESFRRSGFQKSNMKKLLASITGSQKISMPTTIVVSGIAKMFVGEVIETARIVMSERKDSGPIRPCHIREAYRRLKLEGKIPKRSVPRLFR